One Streptomyces drozdowiczii DNA segment encodes these proteins:
- a CDS encoding substrate-binding domain-containing protein: protein MPQTSRRGLLFGTAAVSAGALLTACTSNDPKEKDAPAQSGAPAADDKPGKPVTIGFAGPQADHGWLNAINEQARSRAKKYSEVTLETTEGSNDTAAQIGQVKTLINKKVDVLVVLPADGKALTQVGLEAMRAGIPVINLDRVFASPQAYRCWVGGDNYGMGLNAGTYIGEQLKDRKSAKVVELAGIDNLELTKQRSKGFADALKNYPNIELVARQAAEFTVESGQAKMAQLLQAQKKFDALWNHDDDQGVGALRAIQQAGRDEFLMVGGAGAKSAMDAIKADNSVLKATVLYPPTMAASAIDLARALGQSKGVSGLSELEIPTSLTLYSAVVTKDNVDQYLPTGFN, encoded by the coding sequence ATGCCGCAAACCAGTCGCAGAGGGCTCCTGTTCGGCACCGCAGCCGTCTCCGCCGGCGCCCTCCTCACCGCCTGCACCAGCAACGACCCCAAGGAGAAGGACGCACCCGCGCAGAGCGGGGCGCCCGCCGCCGACGACAAGCCGGGCAAGCCCGTCACCATCGGCTTCGCCGGACCCCAGGCCGACCACGGCTGGCTCAACGCCATCAACGAGCAGGCCAGGTCCCGCGCGAAGAAGTACTCCGAGGTCACCCTGGAGACCACCGAGGGCTCCAACGACACCGCCGCCCAGATCGGCCAGGTCAAGACCCTCATCAACAAGAAGGTCGACGTCCTGGTCGTCCTGCCCGCCGACGGCAAGGCCCTCACCCAGGTCGGCCTGGAGGCCATGCGCGCGGGCATCCCCGTCATCAACCTGGACCGCGTCTTCGCCTCCCCGCAGGCGTACCGCTGCTGGGTCGGCGGCGACAACTACGGCATGGGCCTCAACGCCGGCACCTACATCGGCGAACAGCTCAAGGACAGGAAGAGCGCCAAGGTCGTCGAGCTGGCCGGGATCGACAACCTGGAACTCACCAAACAGCGCAGCAAGGGCTTCGCCGACGCACTGAAGAACTACCCCAACATCGAACTGGTGGCCCGTCAGGCGGCGGAATTCACCGTGGAGTCGGGCCAGGCGAAGATGGCGCAGCTCCTCCAGGCGCAGAAGAAGTTCGACGCCCTCTGGAACCACGACGACGACCAGGGCGTGGGCGCCCTGCGTGCGATCCAGCAGGCCGGGCGCGACGAGTTCCTGATGGTCGGCGGCGCCGGGGCCAAGTCCGCCATGGACGCCATCAAGGCCGACAACAGCGTCCTCAAGGCCACCGTCCTCTACCCGCCGACCATGGCCGCCTCCGCCATCGACCTGGCCCGCGCCCTCGGTCAGTCCAAGGGGGTGTCCGGCCTCTCCGAGCTGGAGATCCCCACCAGCCTCACCCTGTACTCCGCCGTCGTCACCAAGGACAACGTCGACCAGTACCTGCCGACGGGCTTCAACTGA
- a CDS encoding Gfo/Idh/MocA family protein, protein MAQRDQTQQETAAPPTLGIGMVGYAFMGAAHSQGWRTAGHVFDLPMRPALAAVCGRDRAAVEAAAGRHGWAAAETDWRALIARDDVHLVDICTPGDSHAEIAVAALEAGKHVLCEKPLANTVAEAEAMAAAARRAAARGRSAFVGFNYRRVPALAHARRLIGDGRLGALRHVRAVYLQDWLTDPASPLTWRLDKDRAGSGALGDLGAHVVDLAQYLAGEPLVAVSALTETFVRERPRPAGPSGGLGGGAAAGGTGPVTVDDAAAFTGRLASGALASFEVTRMAAGRKNALRLEINGERGSLAFDLERLNELSFHDHTEPAATAGFRRVLVTEPEHPYLEAWWPPGHTLGYEHTFVHQARDVVCAIAGGTPDVPTFADGLQVQRVLAAVEESAAKNSVLTPVTL, encoded by the coding sequence ATGGCCCAGAGGGATCAGACGCAGCAGGAGACGGCAGCGCCGCCGACGCTCGGGATCGGCATGGTCGGATACGCGTTCATGGGCGCCGCCCACTCCCAGGGGTGGCGCACCGCCGGACACGTCTTCGACCTGCCGATGCGGCCCGCCCTCGCCGCGGTCTGCGGACGCGACCGCGCCGCGGTCGAGGCCGCGGCCGGCCGGCACGGCTGGGCCGCAGCCGAGACCGACTGGCGCGCCCTGATCGCCCGCGACGACGTGCACCTGGTCGACATCTGCACCCCCGGCGACAGCCACGCGGAGATCGCCGTCGCCGCCCTGGAGGCCGGCAAGCACGTCCTCTGCGAGAAGCCGCTCGCCAACACCGTGGCCGAGGCGGAGGCCATGGCGGCGGCGGCCCGGCGCGCCGCCGCCCGGGGCCGGTCGGCTTTCGTCGGCTTCAACTACCGCCGGGTGCCCGCCCTCGCCCACGCCCGCCGGCTCATCGGGGACGGCCGCCTCGGCGCCCTGCGCCATGTGCGCGCCGTCTACCTCCAGGACTGGCTGACCGACCCCGCGTCGCCGCTCACCTGGCGCCTGGACAAGGACCGCGCGGGCTCCGGCGCGCTCGGCGACCTCGGTGCGCACGTCGTGGACCTCGCGCAGTACCTCGCGGGCGAGCCGCTGGTCGCGGTGTCGGCGCTGACCGAGACCTTTGTACGCGAACGCCCCCGGCCCGCCGGACCGTCCGGGGGCCTCGGCGGCGGGGCGGCGGCCGGTGGCACCGGCCCGGTCACCGTGGACGACGCCGCCGCCTTCACCGGCCGGCTCGCCTCCGGCGCCCTGGCGTCCTTCGAGGTGACCCGGATGGCGGCCGGCCGCAAGAACGCCCTGCGCCTGGAGATCAACGGGGAGCGCGGCTCGCTCGCATTCGACCTGGAGCGCCTCAACGAACTGTCCTTCCACGACCACACCGAACCCGCCGCCACGGCCGGATTCCGGCGCGTCCTCGTCACCGAGCCCGAGCACCCGTACCTGGAGGCGTGGTGGCCGCCGGGCCACACCCTCGGCTACGAGCACACCTTCGTCCACCAGGCCCGGGACGTGGTGTGCGCCATCGCCGGAGGCACCCCGGACGTACCGACGTTCGCGGACGGCCTCCAGGTGCAGCGGGTGCTGGCCGCGGTGGAGGAGAGCGCCGCGAAGAACTCCGTCCTCACCCCCGTGACCCTCTAG
- a CDS encoding ABC transporter permease, whose protein sequence is MTHPVPTARQSGPDQAPAPVALKKPGPPRALGLRLDLHTLSLLGILAVLVAVGGFTEPDAFLDTGNLQLVLTQASVIGVVTVGVTFVITSGGIDLSVGAMVALASVWASTVATQEYGLAGILFTAVLVGLGAGLVNGVLIAYGRVVPFIATLAMLASARGVALMITDGKTQIVTVDAVLDLGLPDSYVLGIPPLVLIFAAVTVAGWLLLNRTTFGRRTVAIGGNAEAARLAGIDVRRQRLYLYLLSGLCCGIAAFMLIVLSGSGQNTAGNLYELDAIAAAIIGGTLLSGGRGTITGSVLGVLIFTTITNIFALNNLQSDVQQIAKGAIIVAAVLVQSRTARTET, encoded by the coding sequence ATGACCCACCCCGTTCCCACGGCGCGGCAGAGCGGGCCGGACCAGGCCCCCGCCCCCGTGGCCCTGAAGAAGCCAGGACCCCCGCGCGCCCTCGGACTGCGCCTGGACCTGCACACCCTGTCCCTGCTCGGCATCCTCGCCGTGCTGGTGGCGGTCGGCGGATTCACCGAACCCGACGCCTTCCTGGACACCGGCAACCTCCAACTCGTCCTGACCCAGGCGTCGGTGATCGGAGTCGTCACCGTCGGCGTAACCTTCGTCATCACCTCGGGCGGCATCGACCTCTCGGTCGGCGCGATGGTCGCCCTGGCCTCCGTCTGGGCGAGCACGGTCGCCACCCAGGAGTACGGGCTCGCGGGCATCCTGTTCACCGCCGTGCTCGTCGGCCTCGGCGCCGGACTGGTCAACGGGGTGCTCATCGCGTACGGGAGGGTGGTGCCGTTCATCGCGACGCTGGCCATGCTCGCCTCGGCGCGCGGGGTCGCGCTCATGATCACCGACGGCAAGACGCAGATCGTCACCGTCGACGCGGTCCTGGACCTGGGGCTGCCCGACTCCTACGTCCTCGGCATCCCGCCGCTCGTCCTGATCTTCGCCGCGGTCACCGTCGCCGGCTGGCTGCTGCTGAACCGTACGACCTTCGGCCGCCGCACCGTCGCCATCGGCGGCAACGCCGAAGCGGCCCGGCTCGCCGGCATCGACGTCCGCAGGCAGCGGCTCTACCTCTACCTGCTGTCCGGGCTGTGCTGCGGCATCGCGGCCTTCATGCTGATCGTCCTCTCCGGCTCCGGCCAGAACACCGCGGGCAACCTCTACGAACTCGACGCCATCGCCGCCGCGATCATCGGCGGCACCCTCCTCAGCGGCGGACGCGGCACCATCACCGGCTCCGTACTCGGCGTCCTGATCTTCACCACGATCACCAACATCTTCGCGCTCAACAACCTCCAGAGCGACGTCCAGCAGATCGCCAAGGGCGCGATCATCGTCGCCGCCGTCCTCGTGCAGAGCCGCACCGCCCGCACCGAGACCTGA